The sequence below is a genomic window from Candidatus Alcyoniella australis.
GTTCGGGATGATCGTCTACCGCATCATCCGTTCCCAGGACCGCAAGACCGAGCGCTCGTGGGGCTTCCCCGAGCGAGTGATCGTGCTCTGCGTGGCTGCGCTGATGATCCTCGGCGGGCTGATCGCCAGCCTGTCGCGGGCCGGGATCGCGGCGGCGCTGATCGCGATTATCTGTGTCGGCGTCGGGCTGGGGCTGGTGCGCTCGCGGCGCGCAGTGATTTTGGCCACGCTGGTGCTGCTGCTGGGCACGATGGGCTTCGCGTTGTGGATCGGCAATCAGCCGCTGGCCCAGCGCATCGGCGACGTGCCCGAGGAGATCACCGAGGAGACCGGGCGCTTCGCGGTCTGGCGCGACACGGCCAAGTCGTACAGCGAATTCGCGGTTTTTGGCAGCGGCGGCGGGACGTTCGAGCAGGTGTTCATGCGCTTCCGTTCGCCGCAGATCGGCTGGCGTTACGACCACGCACACAACGAGTTTTTAGAGGACCGCGTCGAGACCGGGATTCTCGGCGTACTGGCGCGGATCGTCGGATTGTTCGCGGTGTTCCTCACCGTCGGTCGACTGTTGGCCATGCGTCACAGCCGACTGGCTCGGGCCCTGGCCACCGGCGGCCTGGTTGGGTGCTCGGCGGTAGTGTTCCACGCGATGTTCGACTTCCCCTGGCGCATGCCGGCCGTGGCGTTGCAGTTCCATATTCTGCTCGGGCTGACGATCTCCGCTGCCAGCCAGCGGATCGAGGCCGAGAGCATCCGCGTCAAGCGTCGGCACAGCCGCAGCAGCCACAGCAGCCGCAGCAGCCACAGTAGCCACAGCGGTCGCAGCAGCCGGAGCGGCAGCCGATGAGGCGCAAGCGTTGGATCGCGTTGGGCGTGTTGTTGTGCGCGGTACTGGTGCTGCGCGCTTTGACAGGCGCCTCGGCCGACGTGGCGGGCATGCTGGCGCGCCATACAGCGCGCAGCGCCGTGTTGGAAAATCCCGACGACCTGCTGCACCTGGCGCGGCTGTGCGAGATTCAACAGCAGCTCAATCCGCTGGACTCCCAGCCGCACTATCGCCGAGCCAAGGCGCTGCACCTGCTGGCGATGAGCTTTCCCCCGAACAGCGACACGGCGGCCGAGGTCTTCGGACTGGCATTGGGACCGGGGGTCGATCCGCAGATCGCTTTGCTCGACGAGGCGATCCGCGAGTACGGCAGCGCCTCGCGCCTCGACCTGGGCCAGACCGCAGCCCTGCGCTGGAGCGCCTGGGCGCTGTGGGATAAGGCGACCATCGATCGCGCCCACGCGGCTGCGCTGCGCGAGCAGGCACTTTTACAGATGCTGGCCGCAGCCTGGATCGGCCCCACCGAGGTGCCGGTGATTCTCGATTTTGGCGACATCAACCTGATGATGGGCGACGAAGAACACCTGCGTCGCGCCAAGGGAGCCTACTCCCGGGCCATGCTGTGCCAGGACGTTGTGCCGCACGTCAGCGACAAACTGCTGGAGCTGCCCGGAGGATTTTTCCACGTTACCGACGTACTGCCCGAGGATCCAAAGCTCTATCGGGAGTTATCGGACATCCTCTTTATCCGCGGACGGATCGCCGAGGCGGCCGAGGCCTGGCGCATCGCCTCGCAGCTTCGCGGCCGGACCTCGCCGCAGCACTACAGCGACAACCTGCTGTCCAATCCCGGTTTCGAAGATCAGCTCGGCGACTGGTTCCACGACTGGCACGTGCTGCCGCAGGTCGGTGTGGTTGTGGATCTTACCCAGACCGTGAGCTACGCGGGGCGCAGTTCGTTGATGATCAAGCTGATGCCCGGACCGCAGAACTACTATCACGTGTTTCAGCGCGTGCCGATCGAGGGCGGCGCGCGCTACGAGCTGCGCGGCTGGATCAAGGGCGAGGACTTCGCACCGATGGTCGAGCTCGGCCTAGAGGTAATCCATCCCGCGGGGTTCCAACGCTTTATCTCCGCCAGCCGAGTCAAGCCCGACGACGGATCCTGGGTGCCGTTGGAGTTGAGTTTTCAGGCCCCGGAGGACGTCACCTGGATGGTCGTACGGCTGCGCCGCTTTGACCCCGGCGACATTTCGCTGCTCGGCGGGACGATCTACGTGGACGAACTTTTACTGACGCGGATGCCTGACCCCGAGCCTCCGGACGAGCCGCAGCAGCCCGCGGACGAGGCGCCCTCTGCGCCGGAGGACCGGAGCTGAGCCGGGACGGGCAGACACCCTTGTCCGACGCGAGCCCCCAAGTCACGGTAATAGTACGTACCAAAAACGAGGAGCAGGCCGTGGGCCGCTGCCTCGAGCTGATCTACGAACAGCTCGGCGTCTCGTTCGAGGTGGTGATCGTCGACTCGGGCTCCACCGATTCGACCCTCGAGATCGTGCGAAAATTCCCCTGCCGTGTTGTGCGGATCAGCCCGCAGGAGTTCACCTACGGCCGCGCGCTAAACGAGGGCGTACGCGTCAGCCAGGCGCAGTTCTGCGTGGCGCTCTCCGCCCACGCCTACCCCTTTGACCGCCATTGGCTGCGTAACATGATCGCGCCGTTTGCCGACGAACGGGTCGCCGGCGTGGTCGGCAAGACCGTGCCGTTGCCCGGGGCCAATCCCTTTGACCGACGAGGCATGCGCCGACGCTATCACACCACGGTGTTCGAGGTTCGCGACGAGGACGCCCTGGGCTACTCCAACGCCAACGCCGCCTGGCGCCGCAGCGTCTGGGACGAGATTCCATTTGACGAGGAACTCAGCGGCAGCGAGGACGTGCTGTGGGCGCGCGAGGTGCGCGCCGCCGGGCTGAAGGTGATCTACCGGCCCGACGCCTGCGTCTACCATTCGCACAACGAGTCGCCGCGGGAGCTGTACAACCGCTTTCATCGTGAGACCCTGCCGCGCTGCCTGTTCGGCGCCGAGGTACGGCTGTTCGCCATGCATCGGCTGCTGATCGACGCGGTGGTCGGCACGGGCTGGGACTGGTTCTACCTGCTGTTCGTGACCGGCGTCTATCAACGCCGCGGCCTGCGCGGTCAGCTCAGGGCGCTGCTCTACGCGCCGTTACGCCGCCTGGCGATCAACTACGGCCGCTATCGCGGCAGCCGCGAGGCGGGCTACCCAAACGTTTTCGGCTTCTGGAAGCATCCGGGACGCACTCCGACCGTGGCGCTGCTGTGCGACTACTACCCGCCGCACGTTCCAGGCGGAGCAGAACGCTCGACCCAACGCTTGGCCCAGGCGCTGGCAGTGCGCGGCGAGGGTGTGCTGGTGATCGCGCCGGCCCACGGACTAAAGCCCGGCTGCGTGGACGAGGACGGCGTGCTGGTCTGCCGGCTGCACCTCGGCCCGCGGCTCAAAGGACGGATTCATCCGCCGCGCACAATGGGAAATCCGTGGTTCTATTGGCGCTACTACCGCCGCGCGCTGAAGGTCTTGCGGGCGATCAGGCCGCAGGTGATACACGCCCAAAACGTCTATTCGTCCCTGCCCGCGGTACTGCTCGGTCGCAGGCTGAGCCTGCCCGTTGTGGTTACGGTGCGCGATTTTCGCTACATCTGTCCGATCAGCTTTTGTCTGCACGAGCAACGCGACGTGGACCTGCCGTGCGACGCGAAAAAATTCCGCGCGTGTTTGCGTGACTACGAGCGAGCTTACGCACGGCCACGACCGGGGTTGCTCAGGCGCATTTGGCGCAACGCGCAACGCCGTTTGGAATGGCGCGACACCCGACTGCGGCGACTGGCCCTGGGCGAGGCCGACGGCACGGTGTTCGTCAGCCGCAACATGGCGCGTCACTGCCTGCGCACCGCGGCCATGGGCAAGAGCCACCGCGTGATCTACAACCTGCCGCCCGACCTGTCGAACGAGTCCATCGAAGCCCGGGAGCTGGACGCACTGCTCGAAGGATTCGGCTTAAGACGCGATCGTTACTTCCTGTTCGTGGGCCGCTTCAGTCGCGGCAAGGGAGCGCAGACCGTGGTCAGCGCCTCGCAGATGCTCGACCGGCTGCCCGCGGACTTCACGATCGCCGTGGCCGGAGACGTGGAATGGCTGATCGATCAAGCCGACCAGGGAGCAATCAAAATGCTCGGTCGCGTGCCGCCCGAGAAGCTCGACGCGCTGTATTGCGGCTGCCGAGCGGTGCTGCTGCCATCGGTCTGGCAGGAGCCGCTCTCGCGCGTGCTGCTCGAGGCCGCCGGCCACTCGCGGCCGGTGATCGCCAGCGATGTGGGAGGCAATCCCGAGGCCCTGATCCACGACCGCAACGGACTGCTCGTTCCGCGCGGCGACCCCCAGGCGTTGGCCGACGCGATGCTCCGGCTGGCCGAAGATGCAAAGCTGGCTCAGAGCTTGGGCGAGGCCGCTGCAAGGGATCTGGGAGCCCGCTTTGACGCAGCAGGGTCCCTGGACGGCCTTTTACAGTATTATCAGCTGTTGAGGACCTATCATGCCCGACGAAAAGACAACTGATTCTAACGCCGCTCCGCGGATCTGCGCGCCAGTTCTCGGACTGAGCCGCGAGACGATCTACGGCGGCGGCGCGTTCGACCGCGCCAACCTCAAAGCCCTGGCCGAGTCAGGATGGCGGGTGCTGGTGGTGCTGGCGATCAACCTCGAGTGCGACCCGGCGCCCGGCTGGAGGTTGATCCGCGTGCCGATCAGGCGGCAGTTTAAGCTCGGCGCGCTGCTGACCAACGCGCTGTTCCTGGTGTCACTGCTTTGGCTGTGGTTCGTCAAGCGTGAACGCTGGGACTGGCTGCGGATGGGCGACCCGTATCTGGTGGGCCCGGCGGTGAGGATCGTTGCCCGGCTAACCCGCACGCCGGTGATCGCCCACCTGCACCACGTGGACCCGATGAGTCCCATGCGCCGCGCCGTCTACCGCTGGGCCTTGGCGTCCGCCGATCGAATTTGGACCCCCAGCGAGTTCTCGATGCGTCAGGCGATCGACTATTTCGAGCTCGATCCGGGGCGCACGTTTTTTGCCCACAACGCCGTGCCCGAGTTCGATCCGCCCGAGGCGGGACGCGCTGAGCTGCTCAATCGCCTCGACCTGGCCGGACGCGAGCCGGTGCTGTTCATCGGCGCGATGATCGAGCGCAAGAACCTGCCGAACCTGCTGCGAGCCTTTGCCAAAGTGCTCCAGCAGCGGCCGCAGGCCTTTCTCTGCATTGCCGGTGACGCGCCGCATTCGATGCATCTGAAGAACGATCTGCGCGAGCTGGCGCGCGAGCTGGGGATCGATCACAGCGTACGGGTGATGGGACGCATCGACGGCCGGACCAAGGGCAACCTGCTGGCCGCGTCGAGCCTGTTCGTGCTCCCCTCGCGGATGGAGGGTTTCGGCCTGGCCGCGGCCGAGGCGATGCAGGCCGGGCTGCCGGTGGTCGCCTCCAACGTCGGCGGCCTGCCTGAAGTGGTGTGCAACGGCAAGACCGGACTGCTGATCGATCCCGATGATGTGGACGGCCTGGCCGCGGCGATTGTCGAGCTGCTTTCCGATCAGCCACGGCGGCTGAAGATGGGCCGTGACGCGATGAACGACATGCGGCGGCGCTTCAGCTGGGCCAAGCAGGCGCGACAGATCATCGAGCAGTTGAAACAGGCCCGGCCGCCGCGACAGCGCGTGCTGGGCGTGATTCTCAACTCCGGCGAGAGCCTGGCCAAACTCGAACAAGAGGGGCAACGCGGCCGCTTCGTCGATCTCTACCTGGCGCGCTACTCGCGGATCGCCGATCGCGTACTGGTATTTTCCTACGCTGCCGACGAGCGTTTGCGGCTCTACGACAACGTGGAGGTCGTGCCCGGCGTGCGCACCTACGGCTTGGTCTACGGCGCGCTGCTGCCGCTGCTGCGCAGCACGCAGATCAGGAGTTGTACGGCCCTGCGCGTGATGCAAATCGGCGGCGCGCTGCCTGCGATCGGCGCGCGAGTGCTGTGGCGCGTGCCGTACGCCGCGACATACGGCTACCGCTATGTGCTGTTCGCCAAGGTCAAGGGACGGCCGCTGTACAGCTACATCGTACGCGTTATCGAGCGGCTGGGCCTGCGCTTCGCCCGGCAGGTGATCGTCACCACGCCCGCGTTGCGCGATTTCGTGATGCGCTTCAAGCCGCCCGAGGCTGTGGCGCTGCTGCCCAACGGCGCGGACCTGAGCAAGTTCGAGCCCAAGTCCGACTATCGGATCAAGCGCGAGCCGGCGCAGGTGCTGTACGTGGGACGGATCGTGCCGCAGAAGAACCTCGGGCTGCTGGTCGAGGCCTTGGCCCTGCTCAAGGGTCGCGCCGAGTTGGTAGTGGCCGGCGATGGTCCGCAGCGCGCGGAGCTGCTGGCCCTGGCCGAAAGTCGCGATGTGCGGCTGACCCTGTTGGGAATCGTGCCCCACGCCGAGCTGCCACAGGTATATGGCCGGGCCGACCTGTTCTGTCTGCCCAGCAAGATCGAGGGGCATCCCAAGACGCTGGTCGAGGCCATGGCCAGCGGTCTGCCGTGCGTGGCCACCGACGTGCTGGGCACGCGGGACGTGATCGAGCACGAGGCGGATGGGCTGCTGTGCGCCGAGAATCCCGCGGATCTGGCCGACAAGATCGGCCGACTGATCGCCGATAGCGAGCTGGCGCAGCGTCTGGGCCGCGCCGCGCGCCACAAGGCCGAGAACGAGTACGACCTGCAAGCGATACTTGACCGCGAAGAGCAGCTGCTCAAACAGATGTTGGATTCACGCACATCCCATGCCTAGGTTGGCAATGTTGTTCAATCGGCCGCGGCTCGAGCTGCTCGAGCTGATCAGGCGCGGCGCAGCCCCGGGCGAGCTGGCCTATGGCGCGCTGGAATTGGAACGCCGCGGCTGGGAGCTGGACTGCACTGACGACGGGTTTCGGCCCGGATTGGTCTCGCGCGCCTGGAGCAGGCTGGCTGAGGACCGCTTTTCCCAGCGCGGCGTGCGCGTGGGATTCAACGTGCCCCAGGCCTGGCGTCTGCGTGATCGGTTGGCCGCGGCGGACGCGATCTTCGCCACGGGCGATGCCGCGGCCCTGGGCGCGCTGGCCGTGATGCGTAGTTTGCAAATCGACACTCCGCTGCTCGCAGGCTCGATCGGCCTGGCCGCGGGATTGGCGCAACGGCCCGGACGCGTTGTGCAGAGTATCAGCGGTTCGTTGCTGCGGCGGGCGCGCTGTGTGGTCTGCTACTCACAGACCGAGCGCGCGAGTTTGATCGAGCGCCTGGGCCTCGACCCGCGCAACGTACACTTCGTGCGCTTCGGCGTGGACCTGGGGCGCCACAAACCAGCAGACCCCGTGGCCGACGGCCCGGCACTGGCGTTTGGCAACGACCGCCGTCGCGACTGGCCGACTCTGCTGCGGGCCCTTGAGGGATATTCGGGTCCGGTGCGGCTGGTGACCTATCCCGAGTTCGTGCGCGGACTGGCGCTGCCGCCAAACGTCGAGTACATCCCCGGACCGATCCCCTTTGCAAAGCTCGATCGGCTGCTGGAGCAGGCGCGGATGGTGATCTTGCCGATCGTGCCCAATGATTACACCGCGGCGCAGATCAGCCTGCTGTACAGCCTGGCGCGGGCCAAGGCGGTGATCGTCTCGCGCACCGCACCCCTTGAGAGCGGTTACGGCGTGGTGCACGAACGCCACGCGTTGTTGGTGGAGCCAGGCAACGCCCAGAGTCTGGCACGCGCCGTGGAGCGGCTTGACCGAGATCCATCGCTACGTCGCGACCTGGGAGCAGCCGGACGCGCTCTGGTCGAGGACGGACTGCACCTTGAGCGTTACGCCGACGAGCTGGGCGCGCTGCTGGAGCGCATGTTGTGAAACGGCTATCGCGCAGGCTGAACATCGACCTGGGTTACTGGCTGGGCGGCAGTTCGGCGCTGATGGCCGACTACGTGCTGGTGGCGATGATCCAACTGTGTGTGACGCTGTGCTTTGCCAACTTCGTGCCCAAGGAGACCTACGGCCTCTACGGCTGGGTCCAGGCCGTCTGCTCGTTGCTGGTGATCTTTACCCTGCCGGGATTCCCCGCGGCCATGGTGCGCTCGGTGGCCCGCGGGTACGAGGGCGATTACGCCCGCGGACAGCGAA
It includes:
- a CDS encoding O-antigen ligase family protein; protein product: MSQTQQQTGPAKPTPEQEKLGRITVWVLACLVLLAPLPFGSIQGVYWQLVCGAVLALALAWMWRALLSPADQPAFPPSVFKVPRATFAPFFVIPAIHLIQLIPLPRFLLRLISRGSEGFLAAANSEALFGTISLAPDQTVRALLLSSACAACVVLAARGVYKRKQIMALFIVFIVGGVFQAVYGMTERFTGHDYVMWYAKHNYLESATGTFINRNHFAAALELALGAAFGMIVYRIIRSQDRKTERSWGFPERVIVLCVAALMILGGLIASLSRAGIAAALIAIICVGVGLGLVRSRRAVILATLVLLLGTMGFALWIGNQPLAQRIGDVPEEITEETGRFAVWRDTAKSYSEFAVFGSGGGTFEQVFMRFRSPQIGWRYDHAHNEFLEDRVETGILGVLARIVGLFAVFLTVGRLLAMRHSRLARALATGGLVGCSAVVFHAMFDFPWRMPAVALQFHILLGLTISAASQRIEAESIRVKRRHSRSSHSSRSSHSSHSGRSSRSGSR
- a CDS encoding glycosyltransferase produces the protein MSDASPQVTVIVRTKNEEQAVGRCLELIYEQLGVSFEVVIVDSGSTDSTLEIVRKFPCRVVRISPQEFTYGRALNEGVRVSQAQFCVALSAHAYPFDRHWLRNMIAPFADERVAGVVGKTVPLPGANPFDRRGMRRRYHTTVFEVRDEDALGYSNANAAWRRSVWDEIPFDEELSGSEDVLWAREVRAAGLKVIYRPDACVYHSHNESPRELYNRFHRETLPRCLFGAEVRLFAMHRLLIDAVVGTGWDWFYLLFVTGVYQRRGLRGQLRALLYAPLRRLAINYGRYRGSREAGYPNVFGFWKHPGRTPTVALLCDYYPPHVPGGAERSTQRLAQALAVRGEGVLVIAPAHGLKPGCVDEDGVLVCRLHLGPRLKGRIHPPRTMGNPWFYWRYYRRALKVLRAIRPQVIHAQNVYSSLPAVLLGRRLSLPVVVTVRDFRYICPISFCLHEQRDVDLPCDAKKFRACLRDYERAYARPRPGLLRRIWRNAQRRLEWRDTRLRRLALGEADGTVFVSRNMARHCLRTAAMGKSHRVIYNLPPDLSNESIEARELDALLEGFGLRRDRYFLFVGRFSRGKGAQTVVSASQMLDRLPADFTIAVAGDVEWLIDQADQGAIKMLGRVPPEKLDALYCGCRAVLLPSVWQEPLSRVLLEAAGHSRPVIASDVGGNPEALIHDRNGLLVPRGDPQALADAMLRLAEDAKLAQSLGEAAARDLGARFDAAGSLDGLLQYYQLLRTYHARRKDN
- a CDS encoding glycosyltransferase family 4 protein, with protein sequence MPDEKTTDSNAAPRICAPVLGLSRETIYGGGAFDRANLKALAESGWRVLVVLAINLECDPAPGWRLIRVPIRRQFKLGALLTNALFLVSLLWLWFVKRERWDWLRMGDPYLVGPAVRIVARLTRTPVIAHLHHVDPMSPMRRAVYRWALASADRIWTPSEFSMRQAIDYFELDPGRTFFAHNAVPEFDPPEAGRAELLNRLDLAGREPVLFIGAMIERKNLPNLLRAFAKVLQQRPQAFLCIAGDAPHSMHLKNDLRELARELGIDHSVRVMGRIDGRTKGNLLAASSLFVLPSRMEGFGLAAAEAMQAGLPVVASNVGGLPEVVCNGKTGLLIDPDDVDGLAAAIVELLSDQPRRLKMGRDAMNDMRRRFSWAKQARQIIEQLKQARPPRQRVLGVILNSGESLAKLEQEGQRGRFVDLYLARYSRIADRVLVFSYAADERLRLYDNVEVVPGVRTYGLVYGALLPLLRSTQIRSCTALRVMQIGGALPAIGARVLWRVPYAATYGYRYVLFAKVKGRPLYSYIVRVIERLGLRFARQVIVTTPALRDFVMRFKPPEAVALLPNGADLSKFEPKSDYRIKREPAQVLYVGRIVPQKNLGLLVEALALLKGRAELVVAGDGPQRAELLALAESRDVRLTLLGIVPHAELPQVYGRADLFCLPSKIEGHPKTLVEAMASGLPCVATDVLGTRDVIEHEADGLLCAENPADLADKIGRLIADSELAQRLGRAARHKAENEYDLQAILDREEQLLKQMLDSRTSHA
- a CDS encoding glycosyltransferase, coding for MLFNRPRLELLELIRRGAAPGELAYGALELERRGWELDCTDDGFRPGLVSRAWSRLAEDRFSQRGVRVGFNVPQAWRLRDRLAAADAIFATGDAAALGALAVMRSLQIDTPLLAGSIGLAAGLAQRPGRVVQSISGSLLRRARCVVCYSQTERASLIERLGLDPRNVHFVRFGVDLGRHKPADPVADGPALAFGNDRRRDWPTLLRALEGYSGPVRLVTYPEFVRGLALPPNVEYIPGPIPFAKLDRLLEQARMVILPIVPNDYTAAQISLLYSLARAKAVIVSRTAPLESGYGVVHERHALLVEPGNAQSLARAVERLDRDPSLRRDLGAAGRALVEDGLHLERYADELGALLERML